In the Engystomops pustulosus chromosome 2, aEngPut4.maternal, whole genome shotgun sequence genome, one interval contains:
- the GRHL3 gene encoding grainyhead-like protein 3 homolog: MSNELDYRPVMLLQNDNINLQKYPYSGEDEAWSKYLDNPMTAATKAMMRANGDDDGVAALSLLYDYYRVPREKRIISPTSSDRCEQVKRNSIEYDSDISSFENSSQLLKFLTDSSSSAQDYTENHKKNSYLTLDCLINPNKLSLPASSSKLTSETHEDFMTSPCDVYEKNQLNTLFEPLHVPQPQQRWQPDSTFKEDPPEPLIFSDILRGQAESTCPEDFLPGEANHDFEYTLESPKAIHVKSGDSPMAYLNKGQFYPVNLRMSDTRKCLQLTSNKVKSVVMVVFDNEKNPEEQLKRWKHWHSRQPTAKQRVIDVADYKENCNTVESIEEVAYNALSFVWNINEEAKIFIGINCLSTDFSSQKGVKGVPLNLQIDTYDYDTGVKRLIHRAVCQIKIFCDKGAERKMRDEERKQFRRKGKGADANKDIKTSVLPGYRGTDITYFRPVTDMESQPVLFIPNIHFSNLQRCGVVLPAVTDSNDRLALKRNCPSFTDAFDGPPSKQQATEDSQRVLLYVRRETEEVFDALMLKTPDLPGLRKAISEKYGVPEERICRVYKKCKRGILVNMDNNIIQHYSNHMAFQFHLTDIDGNIQVTLKEL, translated from the exons ATGTCTAATGAACTTGA TTACCGGCCAGTCATGCTTCTACAGAATGACAACATAAACCTTCAGAAGTATCCCTACTCTGGTGAAGATGAAGCTTGGTCCAAGTATTTGGACAATCCTATGACAGCTGCTACCAAAGCAATGATGAGAGCAAATGGGGATGATGACGGAGTTGCTGCGCTGAGTCTTCTCTATGATTACTATAGG GTACCAAGAGAGAAAAGAATAATTTCACCCACATCCTCAGATCGTTGTGAACAAGTAAAAAG GAACAGCATCGAATATGATTCAGACATTTCATCTTTTGAAAATTCTTCCCAACTTCTGAAATTTCTAACAGATAGTTCCTCCTCAGCTCAAGACTACACCGAAAATCACAAAAAGAACAGTTATCTAACATTAGACTGTCTTATAAACCCTAACAAACTGAGTTTACCAGCAAGTAGCAGCAAACTAACCAGTGAAACCCATGAAGATTTCATGACTTCACCATGTGATGTGTATGAAAAGAACCAACTAAATACTCTGTTTGAGCCACTACATGTGCCACAACCTCAACAAAGATGGCAGCCAGACAGTACATTCAAAGAGGACCCACCAGAG cCCCTTATATTCAGTGACATACTTAGGGGCCAAGCAGAGTCCACTTGCCCTGAAGACTTTCTACCTGGGGAAGCAAATCA TGACTTTGAGTACACACTGGAATCCCCCAAAGCTATTCATGTGAAGTCTGGAGATTCTCCAATGGCATATCTCAACAAAGGTCAATTTTACCCTGTCAATCTGAGGATGTCAGACACAAGAAAATGTTTGCAGTTGACGTCTAATAAAGTCAAG AGCGTTGTAATGGTAGTTTTTGACAATGAGAAGAACCCAGAAGAACAGCTGAAACGTTGGAAGCATTGGCATTCTAGGCAGCCGACAGCTAAGCAAAGAGTCATAGATGTTG CTGACTACAAAGAAAACTGCAACACCGTTGAAAGTATTGAAGAAGTAGCTTACAATGCATTGTCCTTTGTGTGGAACATTAATGAAGAGGCTAAG ATATTCATTGGAATCAATTGTCTGAGCACAGATTTCTCATCTCAGAAGGGAGTCAAGGGTGTGCCTCTAAACCTCCAGATTGACACTTATGACTATGACACTGGAGTGAAGAGACTCATTCACCGGGCCGTCTGCCAGATAAAAATATTCTGTGATAAG GGTGCTGAACGTAAGATGCGGGATGAAGAGCGGAAGCAGTTTAGAAGGAAAGGAAAGGGAGCAGATGCAAACAAAG atataaaaacAAGTGTGCTCCCAGGATACAGAGGAACTGATATCACTTATTTCAGACCAGTGACAGATATGGAAAGTCAACCAGTCTTGTTCATCCCAAATATTCACTTTTCTAATCTTCAAAGATGTGGTGTT GTACTTCCCGCTGTTACAGATAGTAATGACAG GTTGGCACTGAAGAGAAATTGTCCATCATTTACAGATGCTTTTGATGGGCCACCGTCAAAGCAACAGGCAACGGAAGACTCTCAAAGAG TGCTTTTGTATGTACGAAGGGAAACAGAAGAAGTTTTTGATGCCCTTATGCTGAAGACACCAGATCTTCCAGGTTTAAGAAAAGCG ATCTCAGAAAAGTATGGAGTACCAGAAGAAAGGATCTGCAGAGTCTATAAGAAATGTAAACGAGG GATCCTGGTCAACATGGACAATAACATCATCCAGCATTATAGCAACCATATGGCTTTCCAGTTTCACTTGACAGATATTGATGGGAATATTCAAGTTACACTAAAAGAATTATAA